A genome region from Streptomyces sp. NBC_01296 includes the following:
- a CDS encoding proline--tRNA ligase encodes MSSQHVQRMSRLMAKTLREDPADAETLSHRLLVRAGYVRRSSAGVWTWLPLGKKVLDNVSRIVREEMDAIGAQEVLLPALLPKEPYEVSGRWTEYGDLLFRLKDRKGADYLLGPTHEEIFTLVVKDQCTSYKDLPVMLYQIQTKYRDEARPRSGVLRGREFQMKDSYSFDVSDDGLAESYALHRAAYQRIFERLGLDHRIVSAVSGAMGGSASEEFLAPAPAGEDTFVDCPSCDYAANTEAVTFALTPVDAEHPALEEVDTPDTPTIETLAAHLGVPASATLKNLLVKVDGEITAVGVPGDREVDLGKLGEHLAPAVVELVTAEDFVDRPDLVRGYVGPQGLGKVRYLADPRVAPGTSWVTGANRENTHARNVVCGRDFEVDQYLDVVVVEPGDPCPRCGAGLRLDRAIEIGHIFQLGRKYADAFGLDVLGREGKPVRVTMGSYGIGVSRAVAALAEQTADARGLAWPAAVAPADVHVVAAGKAVPLALAEQAAEALAGSGLRVLLDDRPGLSPGVKLTDAELIGVPWILVAGRRSADEVVELQHRATGTREELPLSEALSRLMP; translated from the coding sequence ATGTCATCGCAACACGTGCAGCGCATGTCCCGCCTCATGGCCAAGACCCTCCGCGAGGACCCGGCCGACGCGGAGACCCTCAGCCACCGGCTCCTCGTCCGCGCCGGATACGTCCGCCGCAGCTCCGCGGGCGTGTGGACCTGGCTGCCGCTCGGCAAGAAGGTCCTCGACAACGTCTCGCGCATCGTCCGCGAGGAGATGGACGCCATCGGGGCCCAGGAGGTCCTGCTCCCGGCGCTGCTGCCGAAGGAGCCGTACGAGGTCAGCGGGCGCTGGACGGAGTACGGGGACCTGCTCTTCCGGCTCAAGGACCGCAAGGGCGCGGACTACCTCCTCGGCCCCACCCACGAGGAGATCTTCACCCTGGTGGTGAAGGACCAGTGCACGTCCTACAAGGACCTGCCGGTCATGCTCTACCAGATCCAGACCAAGTACCGCGACGAGGCCCGGCCGCGGTCCGGCGTGCTGCGCGGCCGCGAGTTCCAGATGAAGGACTCGTACTCCTTCGACGTGAGCGACGACGGTCTCGCGGAGTCCTACGCCCTGCACCGGGCCGCGTACCAGCGCATCTTCGAGCGCCTCGGCCTGGACCACCGCATCGTGTCGGCGGTGTCGGGCGCCATGGGCGGCTCGGCGTCGGAGGAGTTCCTGGCGCCCGCGCCGGCGGGCGAGGACACGTTCGTGGACTGCCCGTCCTGCGACTACGCGGCGAACACGGAGGCCGTGACCTTCGCGCTGACCCCGGTGGACGCCGAGCACCCCGCGCTCGAGGAGGTGGACACCCCCGACACCCCGACGATCGAGACCCTCGCCGCGCACCTCGGCGTGCCCGCGTCGGCGACGCTGAAGAACCTCCTGGTGAAGGTCGACGGCGAGATCACGGCCGTGGGCGTACCCGGCGACCGGGAGGTGGACCTCGGCAAGCTCGGCGAGCATCTGGCCCCGGCGGTCGTGGAGTTGGTGACGGCCGAGGACTTCGTCGACCGCCCGGACCTGGTACGCGGCTACGTGGGCCCGCAGGGTCTCGGCAAGGTCCGCTACCTGGCCGACCCCCGTGTCGCGCCCGGCACTTCGTGGGTGACGGGGGCCAACCGCGAGAACACGCACGCCCGGAACGTGGTCTGCGGGCGGGACTTCGAGGTGGACCAGTACCTCGACGTGGTCGTCGTCGAGCCCGGCGACCCCTGCCCGCGCTGCGGCGCCGGGCTCCGGCTGGACCGCGCGATCGAGATCGGGCACATCTTCCAGCTGGGCCGCAAGTACGCGGACGCGTTCGGGCTGGACGTGCTGGGCCGGGAGGGCAAGCCGGTGCGGGTCACGATGGGCTCGTACGGCATCGGCGTCTCGCGGGCGGTGGCCGCGCTGGCCGAACAGACCGCCGACGCGCGGGGATTGGCCTGGCCCGCGGCGGTGGCCCCGGCGGACGTCCACGTGGTGGCGGCGGGCAAGGCGGTTCCGCTGGCGCTGGCGGAGCAGGCGGCCGAGGCCCTGGCGGGGTCCGGGCTGCGGGTCCTGCTGGACGACCGCCCGGGCCTGTCCCCGGGCGTGAAGCTCACGGACGCGGAACTGATCGGCGTCCCGTGGATCCTGGTCGCGGGCCGCCGCTCGGCGGACGAGGTGGTCGAACTCCAGCACCGCGCCACGGGCACCCGCGAGGAACTCCCCCTGTCGGAAGCCCTGTCCCGCCTGATGCCCTGA
- a CDS encoding aminoglycoside phosphotransferase family protein: MAFEPPQRLVRALGETPDPAHDADWLGQLPRLAEEALARRGVQAQRVQAPGGRSSLVVLVHYADGTPAAVKLAPPSARPDRELAALAHWGGFGAVRVLDTRHHEEDGALLLERLHPEVSLRSLPEAKALLEASGTLRRLWVAPPAGHLFETVAERTAQQAEVLRKAPPETEALASAALAVREELTALPGEELLLHGNFRQGKVLAGERAPWLAVGPDPLVGDRAYDLARLVRDRLEDQVASSAGAAGARRRVNKLADSLEVDRDRLRGWTLFRAVESGNRALAAGRRRDAELLLEFAAWL; encoded by the coding sequence ATGGCTTTCGAACCGCCGCAGCGGCTTGTACGGGCGCTCGGCGAGACGCCGGATCCGGCCCATGACGCGGACTGGCTGGGGCAGTTGCCCCGGCTCGCCGAGGAGGCGCTGGCCCGGCGTGGGGTCCAGGCCCAGCGGGTGCAGGCCCCGGGCGGCCGGAGCAGTCTGGTCGTCCTCGTCCACTACGCCGACGGGACCCCGGCCGCGGTGAAGCTGGCTCCCCCGTCCGCGCGCCCCGACCGGGAGCTGGCCGCGCTGGCGCACTGGGGCGGGTTCGGCGCCGTACGGGTCCTCGACACCCGCCACCACGAGGAGGACGGGGCACTGCTGCTGGAGCGGCTCCACCCGGAGGTGTCGTTGCGGTCGCTGCCGGAGGCGAAGGCCCTGCTGGAGGCGAGCGGGACGCTGCGCAGGCTGTGGGTGGCCCCGCCGGCCGGGCACCTGTTCGAGACGGTGGCCGAGCGCACCGCGCAGCAGGCGGAGGTGCTGCGCAAGGCCCCGCCGGAGACCGAGGCGCTGGCGTCCGCCGCGCTCGCGGTCCGCGAGGAGCTGACGGCGCTGCCCGGCGAAGAGCTGCTGCTGCACGGGAACTTCCGGCAGGGCAAGGTGCTGGCGGGCGAGCGGGCTCCGTGGCTGGCGGTCGGTCCGGACCCGCTGGTCGGGGACCGTGCGTACGACCTGGCCCGGCTGGTCCGGGACCGGCTGGAGGACCAGGTCGCGTCCTCGGCGGGGGCGGCGGGCGCCCGGCGCCGGGTGAACAAGCTGGCCGACTCCCTGGAGGTCGACCGGGACCGGCTGCGGGGCTGGACGCTGTTCCGCGCGGTGGAGTCCGGGAACCGGGCGCTGGCCGCGGGGCGGCGCCGGGACGCGGAGCTGCTGCTGGAGTTCGCGGCCTGGTTGTAG
- a CDS encoding GNAT family N-acetyltransferase produces MLPTPGGDDPDRPAGLRIGRLDLADRVDEALRVQAVAFGLSEEEVGIRRYIVQRHMTCRGARALGAFTEDGALAGFVYGMPNDRAYWWSSVVEPYLRAEGHDGWLDGAFVITELHVHPGFQGHGVGRTLITRLTDAAEEPRSILSAIDTESPARGLYRVLGYTDLARQVHFPSASLPYAVMGAPLPLRRA; encoded by the coding sequence ATGCTGCCTACCCCCGGGGGCGACGACCCCGACCGGCCCGCCGGACTCCGCATCGGCCGGCTCGACCTCGCCGACCGCGTGGACGAGGCGCTGCGCGTGCAGGCCGTGGCCTTCGGGCTCAGCGAGGAGGAGGTCGGCATCCGGCGCTACATCGTGCAGCGCCACATGACCTGCCGCGGAGCCCGCGCGCTCGGTGCGTTCACCGAGGACGGGGCGCTCGCCGGGTTCGTGTACGGGATGCCGAACGACCGGGCGTACTGGTGGTCCTCGGTCGTCGAGCCGTACCTGCGGGCCGAGGGGCACGACGGCTGGCTCGACGGTGCCTTCGTGATCACCGAGCTGCACGTCCACCCCGGCTTCCAGGGCCACGGCGTCGGCCGCACCCTCATCACCCGGCTCACCGACGCCGCCGAGGAGCCCCGCTCCATCCTCTCCGCCATCGACACCGAAAGCCCGGCCCGCGGGCTCTACCGGGTCCTCGGCTACACGGACCTGGCCCGCCAGGTGCACTTCCCGAGCGCGAGCCTCCCGTACGCCGTGATGGGGGCGCCACTGCCGCTCCGGCGCGCCTGA